The Cervus canadensis isolate Bull #8, Minnesota chromosome X, ASM1932006v1, whole genome shotgun sequence genome contains a region encoding:
- the LOC122434854 gene encoding allergen Bos d 2-like, with translation MKVVFLTLLFGLLCGAQETPAEIDPSKVTGEWRTIYVAADNKEKIVEGGPLRCYNRQIECKNDCEYLFISFYVKFDGRCQFFSEELKRQEGGIYITESGGTNYLQIIHVTDNVLVFYFENDDGQKITKITEASARGTSFTQEELQKYQELNSERGIPNENIDNVIETDNCPP, from the exons ATGAAGGTGGTGTTCCTGACCCTCCTCTTTGGTCTGCTTTGTGGGGCCCAGGAAACTCCAGCTGAAATAGACCCCTCAAAG GTCACAGGAGAGTGGCGCACCATTTATGTGGCTGCGGATAACAAGGAGAAGATTGTGGAAGGGGGCCCACTGAGGTGTTATAATCGTCAGATTGAATGCAAAAATGACTGCGAATAcctcttcatttcattttatgtcaA ATTTGACGGCAGATGCCAGTTTTTCTCGGAAGAGCTAAAGAGACAAGAAGGAGGTATTTACATCACAGAAT CCGGGGGTAcaaattatttgcaaatcattCATGTAACAGACAACGTGctggtattttattttgaaaacgaTGATGGACAGAAGATCACAAAAATAACTGAAGCTTCCG CCAGAGGAACCAGTTTCACTCAAGAAGAACTTCAGAAGTATCAGGAGCTGAACAGTGAAAGGGGGATTCCAAATGAAAATATTGACAATGTCATCGAAACAG ACAACTGTCCTCCATAA